A genomic segment from Bubalus kerabau isolate K-KA32 ecotype Philippines breed swamp buffalo chromosome 21, PCC_UOA_SB_1v2, whole genome shotgun sequence encodes:
- the LOC129636299 gene encoding craniofacial development protein 2-like: protein VDVTGDRSKVRCCKEQYCIGTWNVRSMNQGKLEVVKQEMARVNVDILGISELKWTGMGEFNSDDHYIYYCGQESLRRNAVAIIVNKRVQNAVLGCNLKNDRMISVRFQGKPFNITVIQVYAPTSNAEEAEVEWFYEDLQDLLELKPKKDVLFIIGNWNAKVGSQETPGVTGKFGLGIQNEAGQRLIEFCQENALVIANTLFQQHKRRLYTWTSPDGQHQNQIDYILGSQRWRSSIQSAKTRPGADCGSDHELLIAKFRLKLKKVGKTTR from the coding sequence gtggatgtgactggtgatagaagcaaggtccgatgctgtaaagagcaatattgcataggaacctggaatgtcaggtccatgaatcaaggcaaattggaagtggtcaaacaagaaatggcaagagtgaatgtcgacattctcggaatcagcgaactgaaatggactggaatgggtgaatttaactcagatgaccattatatctactactgtgggcaggaatccctcagaagaaatgcagtagccatcatagtcaacaaaagagtccaaaatgcagtacttggatgcaatctcaaaaacgacagaatgatctctgttcgtttccaaggcaaaccattcaatatcacagtaatccaagtctatgccccaaccagtaacgctgaagaagctgaagttgaatggttctatgaagacctacaagaccttttagaactaaaacccaaaaaagatgtccttttcattatagggaactggaatgcaaaagtaggaagtcaagaaacacctggagtaacaggcaaatttggccttggaatacagaatgaagcagggcaaagactaatagagttttgccaagaaaatgcactggtcatagcaaacaccctcttccaacaacacaagagaagactctacacgtggacatcaccagatggtcaacaccaaaatcagattgattatattcttggcagccaaagatggagaagctctatacagtcagcaaaaacaagaccaggagctgactgtggctcagaccatgaactccttattgccaaattcagacttaaattgaagaaagtagggaaaaccactaga